One Bombus affinis isolate iyBomAffi1 chromosome 18, iyBomAffi1.2, whole genome shotgun sequence genomic window, AAAAGGATATCAATGGAATGCTCTGATATCGAGGACAGTGAATTCTCTGAAAGTGAAGGAAGTGAACCAGgggaaaagaaattgaaatttgtaATGATAACAGTAATAGTGACATTAGAAACAAAGAAAATGAGTCCTCCGAAAGTGAGTCAGAGAATAATTTGAATGTACGCAAAAGGAGACGTGCTCGGGTGCTTTCACGTTCTGAAAATGAAACTGGAGGTGTCCACATGACAACTAGTCCACATGAAATAATCGTAAAAGGAACCAAGTGGGAAAGAATTCAAGAAGGATCGGCATCTGGGAGATTACCCTTGCACAATACATTCAAAGTCACATCCGGCCCCACAGGAAATGCAAAATGAAGTATTGTGAAAGATAAGTAAATAGCGCATTTCCCTACTAACCGACAGCCATATGTTGCAACGTATATCTTGCGCCGAATCAGAACCCTCTCGAGTTTTGGGTAAAAAGAGACCCTTACAGAAACTTGTATGCACAGGGAGCATACGCACCGAAAAATTTGAAACTTTCATATTCGTGAAATACAAAATGGGGACCAAGCTTTCTTTCTACCACAATGAGTCGGAATGAGTTTGTTGAAATCttgaaatttattcgatttgacAAAAAGATGATGGAAGTCAACGTTCAAAAGATGAGAAATTCGTACTAATATCAACCGTATGGGATAAGTTTATTGAAAACAGCCAGAATTGCTATAAACCTGGTGCAAACATTACAATAGACGAGCTACTTTTCCCAACCAAAGCCAGATGCAGATTTACGCAATATTTTACCTTGGGGAACCCAGCAAGCGGTGGTCGTTGTTCCAGGATATGGCGTTTCCCGGGACAGAATCAGCGTTAGGATTAGGACATCTTGTGATGTTATAAATGCTGAGGCATAACGCAGCGATGTGTACGACGATAATTTCAGGGAGGTAGCTATATCGGAGTTGCGGGGTCAGAGATCACATCGTACATGAGTGTAAAAATGAATCGAGGTGCAAGAGAGAATAGAGCCAACCTTAAACCCATAACGGGATCATTGGTATGCCCGGCGGTGAAAGAGAGGATGAGAGGTGTAAACAGATCCACAAGACCAACAAgatagaaatattaataataaacctTAATAGGTGCAGGATGCCGCAGGACTTGGGAGTCCacaagatggcggcaagcagaaagGACACGTGCATGTCGCTCCGTAGTCTTTGACCGAGGTTTCGGGATCAATTAAAGAATTGGGGCGAGAAAAGTTGAGAAAAGTATAGTGCTAATGCACAGGAACAAACGTGGATATTAAGGACTAGTGGAGCTCGCTGAAGTAAAAGCGGGAAAAGCGAAAGAAAAGTGTTGTGAAGGTCAGGGACAGAGTGGAAGACATCTTGGGACGCGCGACCACAGCGCCGCCGTGCGGGCTACTTGGATAACCCAAGGAGTGCCAGAGCGCCGTCGCACGGAGCATTGGAGAAGTGAAGTTAATGCGGGTAAAAGCGGCCATCTTGTGCCGCCATTATGCCGTGAGACGCGTTCACAAAGCAacacgccgctggacttagcgtCTAACTTGGCGTCTGCGTTCGTAaatcaatacgccgctggattTAGAATCCGCAGGCGTAAAGCAATAAGCAAACCGAGTGGCAAAATGTCGTCACGGGGACAGATGCCACCCACCACGAAGGCAAGGGTAGTTGAGCAACCGCTCAGGACACAAAAGCTGGATGGCTCAGTGCTGGGAAAAGAGAGCCCAGAAGTGAGGAAAACGAAAAGgaaggaggaagaagaaaaagaaacaaaggagGAAACCCAATTGGCACCCGATATAACTCGGCCGATACCCGACATAAGGGGGCAAGCTGTAGACATCGAAATGAAGGTACTAGCCTTCTGCCTTGATCCCAGAAGGTCAATAAAGAACAGACCGCAACCATCAAGATGTAACTATGGCGAGTCCAGAGGCATTACCGCTCGTGAAAGAATGGAAGTACACGGGGACGGAACTTCCAGTGGCCATAGGATACTGGAGACGCGCCTGGATTTCGGAAAAAGAAGTACCAtgccgcagcttcaggaaagaagATATAATatgcgaaaagccaactggaaGGCATTCCAGAGAGCTGTCATGGAGggaatggaggcactcaaagaaataACCCTTCAGCGGGCTGAGGGCGTAGAGCGAATGGCCGGACACCTCCAGGCAACCTTGATAAGATGCCGCCATTCCAAAGAATAAATGACACTACatgtcagtaccctggtggacgtcCGAGCTCAAAAGGAGCACCTACCAGGCAAGAAGAAGATACCAGGGGGCAAGGACCCAGCAACGAGGGAACACGAGAAGCTGCGGTACCGGGAATTCAGGAAAGAGTACCAACGGACGATTGCAAAAGCCAAAGTCCAATGTTGGCAGGAGTTCGTCACAAAAAAAAGGCGACAAAGAACCCTGGGGCATCGCATACAGAACGGTCACAGGGAAACTCAGTGGAGAGGAAACCACAACAACTCTGCGGACGCCACAAGGGGACACCTCCAACtggagaacgaccgcgacggcgATGTTGTCCGCCCCCCTACCCGACGAACAGGAAGAATCCAATACGCCGGAACAGAGAGAGATCAGACGGAGCTCGACAAACCCTCCGAATGTCGAGGAAACCCCCTAGTTCCGATTCGAAGAACTCAGTGTCGCTGTGAAACGGCTGAAGAAGGGAAAATCTCCTGGCCCCGACCTGTTCGAGGCAGAAACAATCCAACGGCTTGGAGAGAAATATACCAAGAattcctaaggctcatgaacggctgcctcgcctgggggaTCTTCCCTAAACGATGGAAGGTAGGGAGTGTTGTCACTATCCCGAAGGGaacggatcgggacagaagtgACCTAAAGTCCTACAGACCAATCTgcctgctctccatgataggcaaatTGCtggaaaggctaatggccactaGGATGGCGCCCATCTTTCATGATCATGCGTTGTTCTCGGACCGACAGTATGGCTTTCGCCTCGGAAGATCGACGTTGGACGCGATCACCAAGTTCCGCAAGAAAGTCGAGCAAATGGGCGAGGAGAAGTACGTCCTCGCAATCGCGCTTGGTATATTAGGAGCCTTCGATAATGTTTGGTGGCCGAACATATTACACGAACTGAAAAGAAGTGGCTGCCCCGGCAACCTGTATCGGttgacaaggagctacttctcggACAGAACAGTGCAAATCgttgggaaaaacgaagcagttagcaagcccgtcacgacacgatgcccgcagggatcggtactgggttTAAGTTTCTGGAACCTTGTATTCGATGACGTGCTGGCTGAGCTAACAGAAAGCGCGATAGAGTGCCAACCTATCGCGTACGCGGAAGATATAATGATCCTGGTCGCGggtaacacgaggaacgagctgcAGGAAAAATagcaggaggtagttacccgtgTTTCCGCCTGGTGTACCAGGAATCAACTAGCCATGTCGACACAGAAGACGGAAATGCTACTCGTCAAAGGCAGACTGGATGCGGTGAGACCACCGATCATCAAGATCGACGGCAGGAACATAAGGATGGAACAAGCGACCAGATACCTGGGAGCTCATCTTGAGAGAGGTCTAAGAATCAACCGGCACGTACAGCAAATAACACGCAACTGCCAAAAACTTTTCAGCAGCCCCGCGAGAGttgccaaggcgaaatggggactcggaaacgcggccatgcgtacccAGTACaaagggctgtacgagccgatagtCACATACGCCGCAGCAGGCTGGAGTAATCGGCTGAaggggaaagcgaggagcaagttgataaggtcacagaggatggcgcTCCTCCAAGTGACGAAGGCCTACAGGACAACATCAACGGAATCACTTCAGGTCATCGCTGGAATCATTCCCATTTACCTCCTAACCGAAGTCAGGGCGAGAGCctataagaagaaaaaaaaggacgAGACGAAGCGAGCGACGAAAGAACCATCGTCAGAGAGGCGATGGGAAAGTGGCGAGAACGCTGGCAAACAACACCGAAGGGCAGGACAACCTTCGAGTACTTCGACAGTATCAAGGACAGACTTGATAACCGCTGGGcaagacccgaccactacacgacacagttcattagcggcaaCGGGGACTTCAACAGCAAACTCAAGTCATTCTGCCTCAGTGAAGTGGACACATGCGAATGCGGCGAGGTAGGAAGCCCCCATCACATTCTAGAGGATTGCCCAATCTTCAATGTGGAAAGACAAGAACTGCGGAACGCAATAGGGGGACTGGACCTGCGCTGGCCGGAGGAAAAGTGGGAGTTTGTAACAAtggacgtatacccccacttccgTCAGTTCACGAGGAAAGTACTTCAAGCAAAGGAACAGAAGAGAAGGAGAACCCTACAAGAGATGGGAGGGACATCGCAGCTAGCACGACCTCCAGAAGAAAGATCGACACAACTGAGGAAGTAGACGAGCCAGCCTATAAGACGAAGCCCAAGGCTGGATCGGCGAGTGCCCGCACAAAccagagaagaagaagaaatcaaCGTAGAGGGATCTACCACAACAACAACACCGGAAAACGGAGAAGCTAACAATACCAACAAATGCAACGGCAACAACGAGAACCACAACAACGAAGAAGACGGCAACAGCCAATTGAAGAGGTAGTAGAAGAAGAAATGAAACCCAACGAAGAAACCCCGCATAACAAATGAATTACAAACAAGCAAACAACTCGGGACTCAAGCCAGGACAATAAACTAAATTACCAGGAACAGAAacaagaatgaaagaagaaaaggagaagacAACCAGTACGCGTCGGAGAGGTGACCTGTGACCATCAGAGCAGGCGgtgctcatgcaaatgagtgccgagACGGTGcggggacaatcggctgcaaaacCAACCTGGATCTAGCTGGACCGAGCTACATGCTGGCAGCTCCGTCTCCTCCTGGCTCCCACTGGTAACGGCGCGGCACGATGCGTACATCGTGCGACgtcggctaagcgagctgctgCCCGAAAGGGTTGGTTCAACTTGTCCAATGACCCGAATGGacagggcagggtttttccaagtcgcgcgccgaccatcTACGCGCGCCGTTCCCcaggcattggacgtcagaaagtagaaCATAATTAACATCTAATTGCGAAACCAGTATACCTTCTATAACTCAGTAAACCTTCTATACTGCAGGAATGGCGCAGTCGGCCCAGAAGTCGAGCCCCTAAACGCTCAAACTGCTTGCCGCAGGACCTGATGTATCAATATGCCTTCCAAGCTAAAGTGGATGTGATTTTCATTACGGAGCCATACCGACAGTAGGCATATTGGTACAATGATGACAAAGGAGATGCATCATTGTGGGTGATATTGTTCAGATGAAAGTACCCGCATGAGAGTTCTTTAATGACTGAGAACTGACTtgttggggttaggttagggttaggttggggttaggttcaGGTTGTCAACGCCCGTTGGCTGTGATGGACACACTCGTTCCCGTGAGATCACGAAAGTTAAGCATCACAGGTTGTGGGGCGGTCTGGGATGGGTGACCGCTCCGTTACGGCGTTGACATATCGTGATGCGGCGGCCAGGGCTCACTCTACCCAGAAGACTGGGTTGGACTCCGGTGGGGGGACGACGCTGCAACCACAGGATGACCAGGCAAGGACCGTCGGGAGGCATCTGGCGAGGAGGGTCGACGTCGCTGGCGGGGCGGTCTAGGGTTGGAGACAGCTCCGCGACAGCGAGTCCCACACGCTGCGGCAACCGCTGCAGCAAATACCAGAGACCGCCGGGGCCAAGCCTGGAACAGGAGGACAGATGGCGCTGGGGGGAACGGCCACCCCTAGCTCGAAAAAATACAAGTTGTGAGAGAACATCTGGGACAGGCTCTGGAAAGAGAAAGCGTGAGGTGTGCAACGGAAAGCCAATTCGATAGAAGTACCTGGGGCACACCTGATACACGCATCAGCGGCCATCGTGGAGTTTTAGTCGGTATGAGTCCGACACTACCCAAGCTGCTTGCAGCTGGgtgtccatgaggatttccccacgtaaaaaaataGGTTCAGGTTACGTCTCGAGACGTTGGAGGGTGAGGACGTGTTTTGTATATAAGGAGAGGCAGGGGATGTAGATCAAGAAATAGAGAGTTAAAACGATATAGAGAGTGACATTACAGTGGAACTGTAAGAACAAGGACGATAATGGACAGGCAAACTGAGTGAATGATTTTGGCGATTAAACGGTAAATAGAATTATGAAAGACTAGTGAAGAATGGTAAATCTCATGTGTGTGGACGGAGTAAGGTTGACTGGGTGTGATTGCAATGTCGAGGAGTCAGTGGGGACACCATCTGAATGGATTTGAGAAGTCGAAAATGATTTTCGGGCAGAGGCGGAGTCAGGTTAGGTTGTGCCCAGTATTTGAGGAATGGCATAATATTTATAAGGATTATGCGGAATGGTAGTAGGTGGGCAGGAAAAATGTTTAGAGGGATCATTATATTGATTTGATGGTACAATTTGTGTTCTAGAATCGACAGTTTGGAGAGTGTACGTAGACGAGGGTTTGTCAACGGTGTGTTAATGACAGGTTGACTCTATCGAAGAGTTTTGTATAGAATGTATTGTATGGTTGAGGGGAGAATAGGAGCTGGTTTGTTGGAATTTTTTGGGACTGTAGAGGTGTAAACCTGTGTTACTATCTATATCGttattatatatgtcgggttgacgttaagattagagttagggttaaggccgtgaaacgaatccccattggcattagacgtgatcattatgcaatataGGAAATAGTTACTAGTGCGAATATGattatgatagaatttgacaagAAGTCGttataatttgatactcgagaagctaatgacaatgatcctaggctcagtaacgaatccgcggttaACGGGATggcgaactctactcttctttggcgtctaagttgcactcaatgttaatgcatggagcaatcactacgtatatGAATGATACTTCAATCGTGGATGAGATCGAACaagagagtgactctccatTCCAATGATACCACCGAGGGAAAATTATacggggtgtgtctaaggacacgagatcctcggattcgtagAGGAAGGCCTTCGTTCGGAAGGTGAGAGAAATTGGCGTTGCTGCTAATTGGTCAATCTCCATATCAGTGGTTAGAAAAAGATGCTAACAGCCCTtaagggaaagttgctagcgggaagcgtcgttcgtggaaggatagatttctcttgtcttcccgtagttgggacatagactatttgtctgtttgaaggactatatataactgaaacttaagatttataacgggtcctGGGCCAGTTAAACATATAttgtgaagatgcgttgacatctggtaATTATCTTACctgaaggacaaagtctgcgtgtagCCAGCCACGGGACAAAaccgttgaaatgtttactgtcaTACACCGTctcaactatttcttttaaggatagctatagaattactccaagCCTTTGTTAggcaaaacgttcatcccttgaccgcggctacgttcggcgactggttgtcgcctcgaaccCAAGCtcactgtcataaatctcgaacaaatacaatcggattgaatgacgacaattgcttaattacggctatggtagaatctagattacagtatTAAGGAGTTTTCCCAAAGTTCCAGAAAAAAGGCTCCAGTGtccttccatctccgacatatattattGCGCAACCGTCTAAAAACAAGTTGCACGTTTCTATAGAGTTACACAACACATTCATAACAATTGTGTTTGTTTCGTTATTTGTAACGCCGAGTTCCTTTAAATTTTCGATAGTCTCAGCCGTTGTGGACCCTCCGCTTCCTAGTTCCGCCGGTAAAATGGCTCCCTCATCGACGTCATACTTGTTCTTTAATATATTCAAGCATGGGAAGTATTTGTCGATCTTTTCTTTTGCAGCTTTTTGGCGACAATCTCCGTTCTCGTTGCAGACAGTTACGTCGACCATGAGAATCCGTTCCTCGTTTTTCACCACGGGGTTCGGTTTGTATCGATTACCTCCAGCTTTGATTCCAGGATTGACAAACACTTCATTTTGGACCTGTAACTTGAACGCGAAGGGAGTGTTTACCTTGTTATGCCTCTTGCTTCTTACTCCTCTTGTGTGTGTTGATACAACTCTAAAATGTGCCCTAGGTTTTCGGGCTGGGCATGACGTCTTCTGCACATAACGTTTAACCTTTCATCCGCCCGGATAAACGCCCTGGCGACGAAGTAGCGCAagacgaaattttaattaaaataataaaataattaaaataataaatcggCTTGCCGCTCTAACGGTTTTTTCCGTGAAGAAAGGGATTGAAACACCTAAAACATGAAAGAATCCATTCCATTGATCCACAGTTGACGACATGACTATTGAAAGGATTATGAGATGGAATGATTGGACAAATTCTTGGATAACAGACAAATTTAATTTGGAAATAGATAACTGAAATATTGCCTCGGACGCAGTGCTTCTCGGTCCCGGAAGCGCTGTAGCGGATTCATCCGCTTCGGAGCGGACCTTAGTTGATGACTTGGCTATGTCCCTGGACTTGAGCTTCAAAATAGTGGTACCGTTAATGGGAGACAAGATTGCTTGTCCGGTCTGCGAGAAAAGGAATGTCCACCTTTCCTTTATGATGTTGGGCGACTTGGACAAGCACCTTAGCATACATCATGTGGATGCCCGCGTTCAGTGGGAATGTATAAATTGCGGAAGGAGTTTTCCGAAGCTTCATGGGACAAGGTGTCACATCTTACCTTGAAGAACTGGACGTTGGTCCGGGAATCGGTTGCTACTCGTTACTGTGCGGCGTGAGGTCGCATATATGCTTAGCGAGGAAGGAGTTCCTTTCCTATGGCTTTCCTTTGGTTAGGTGATTAAATCGAAGGAATTTTATTGCACGCGACACTATATGGTAACTGGTAAGTGCACTTTTCAATGACACGTGATCTGGCTCGTAGGACCATGTATTTTTGATCTTTCATGGGGAGACGCGGTCGGAAGAAAAAGCGTAAACGGGGGTCGTAAATTCCTGTTACGATTATAAGagtcgacaccacgaatagatcgatccccttatttcttgTGGGATAATGGGGGTGattgttgtggtataacactgcgattaatagggtaataaaatttatatttccaataaCTTATTACACTAAATAGTTACATCGTCACGTATGATATAAATGTCGGAGACGATACTTTGACGTATGAAGCCCCGATATATGACCACAATGCTCTTTTGAAGTAGAGCAAGACCCTTACAGTTGAATATAAGCCGAAGGTGACTTTTTTGATGTGGCAGAAGTAGCAATTGAATAGATTAAGTATAGATACGAAGTGGCTGCTCTGTAGTCTAGAGCACAAGTCTAGGGGCATGAAGTGACTGCTCTGTCATGATGAGAACAAGTGAAATTCGTTCttgtgtgattacggaggaaatcTCGCTGTGGGTGTGTCTTTTGAACTACggacgcggattcgttgttcccACTTTTCGTTAGAAAAGTGGGGGGTAACGTTAATAAATGAAGATTGGAGGAGGAAACCTCCTACCGACGTGGCTCCGTGGTGACCTTTTTCATGGGAAAAACTGGCTTTTCCGTTAGGTAACTACCCGTTTTTTAATTTGTAAGAACgtgcaataaacctaaggactgtTTTCAGTACCAGCTATAAaacgaaaatacttgcaggattaaaggtCCCTGCAAACGaataagactcggtttatggtggggcctcaggtttattgagggtcttTATTATCGTGCTTAGGCCTTGATGTTCAGACAATTATGGACATCGCACGGACCatctcacgcgacgtaacatatTCTAccattatgtattttttaaagtCCAGTTATTTTAGCTAGTAGAGATAGCTACGTCTCAAATGTCGGCAGTTCTAGTAGTAATAAACAACGCGAAGAAAGTACGCGAGAAGTAATGGAATTATGCCATCAAATGAACATGTTAACAAAACAATCTGACGAAGAAAGCGCTAAAAGAACTAAAGAAATAGAGTTCTTAGAAAAAACAATAGCTGAAATGAATCTAGGACTAGGTAGTAAAGTGGTAATAACGGAATACTTCGGTCCCATTGATACCACTCTAAACCCTGCATGTCAAAAGTAGACTCACACTCCGTCTGCATGACCAGTGGAGATTGACAACGACAGTGAcgttgaccaactccaaaacaATGCCAGCGCACAATATCCTTTGTTATCTGCTAAAGACGCGATAAGGTAAATTCCAGTCTCGAACGGTGACGATGACATTGGAATAGAAGACTTCATCAAAGAAATTCGAGGAATAAAAAATGAATGTTTACAAGAAGAATTATTGCTGAAAGCTATTAAAGTAGAAAAGATCATAGGATAAGCCGCACAGAGTATTCGTAATATTCCAATCGACAACTACGTAGACCGTTTTGAAGCATTAAGAGCCAACGTAGCAACGCAAGTAAACCCCAGATAGGTATAGCGAACAGCTATACGACATAAAGAAAGAACGCAACGAAACAGTACAATCATCTAATATTCGATTCAGACGCGTATTAAACAGATTAACTTACGCCATCGCCAACGAAAATCCACAACCGTTAACCAGACGTATCATGCTTGATGCTACAATCAGAAAAGTAGGACGAATTTACCTAAAAGGACTACGCCACGAAATCGGACGAATACTTTTGGCCAACGAACCAGCATCACAAAATGAACCGGAACAGAAAGCTGCTGATATAGAACGACACCTACGAGAAGAACAAAGAGATTGGAGAGGAGGATCCAGTCAATTACCTACAAACCGTTTCACGAgaagttaaattaattataacaaATGAATATCCATGACGCATTTCGTTGATTTTGCAagaataattacaataataacattttattcACTTACATAAAATGTTAGGACATCGATGCATCATGGCACGCACCTGAAACATTCCAATAATTAATAAATGGTTAATAGACACTTAGAACATTAATAACGAAcaacgataaataataataaaacactAACATTTAAACAACATTAAAACCCACAATGTTTATTAAGAGAACATGTAGAACGTGTGGTAGTTTAATGACGAGATTACTCGATATTGAACTCGATGTTGATCGAGATTACTCGTTAAAAGAATGTTCGCTAAGACGCTCGGTTCTAATTCACTAAGACTGTGTAACTCGCTGAAGAGATCGCACGTGACTGAGACTGATGAAAACTGGTCAACTTACGAtcgcgttcgtttatttatgCTGGTCGAGGGGGTGCCtgtaaatttccattttttttccATTTACCTTTGTTAGACGGTTCCACGAAGGGGCGACATTGTTTTTGCCCGAAGTTTACTTATTACGTCCTAACGttgttgatactccgaggcaagaCCACACGTGGCTTGATTTGTCCTCTAGCTCGTATGTCGcaacaatattatataaatttgtaagtaTGGGATGCGGAAAAAATTAAACGAGTCTGAAAAAAGCAAATTCTTGAACTAAAACAGCAACAGTTATCAGTagcaaaaatatcgaaagtaataCGAAGAAATCGTAAAGTAATACacaatttctttaaaaatgttGAAGATTATGACAAAAAG contains:
- the LOC126926577 gene encoding uncharacterized protein LOC126926577 translates to MLRCLSKSPNIIKERWTFLFSQTGQAILSPINGTTILKLKSRDIAKSSTKVRSEADESATALPGPRSTASEKTSCPARKPRAHFRVVSTHTRGVRSKRHNKVNTPFAFKLQVQNEVFVNPGIKAGGNRYKPNPVVKNEERILMVDVTVCNENGDCRQKAAKEKIDKYFPCLNILKNKYDVDEGAILPAELGSGGSTTAETIENLKELGVTNNETNTIVMNVLCNSIETCNLFLDGCAIIYVGDGRTLEPFFWNFGKTP